The sequence below is a genomic window from Mytilus edulis chromosome 2, xbMytEdul2.2, whole genome shotgun sequence.
aatttaaataaagtaaatcccgacatCCTAAAATCACGACTAagttatttcagtaaaaattTAAAGGCCCTGTGGTTACCTTTAATTTCAAAAGCGAATTTAGGGGTAGGCGACGCGCGTCACAGTCACCCCTTATAAAGGCTACAATTCTGGTCAGAGCAGacctttatacatgtagttttgtgCCCCTCGGTtacccctctttttaaaatttatcctagATCCGCATATGAATAAGTTAtaacttttttgttctttgttatatgaatatctgtctttaaattgacaatgaaaccacatcttttaaaattgtatatgatggtCCCACACAAATGTCGAAAATGCGTAAATTTCAtgtttttctagcttctctcatgcaATGGCGGTACCTTTTTTGGTCattatttatgtgttgcgtttaaatatgaattgtaacactttacagtgactgaacaggtaaaacaaatacttctcaggaaacagaaaaagaaaactacttggaaCTGCCACCAGGCTACAATGCTATATATtggtattgtatgaataaaaactcggaTTGGAACATCATGGACGATATGTTAGTTGTACTTCATATATCAATTATAGATaacgcattttttttaaaaagtatatatatatatatatatatctactttTTCATGCATATTCTGTTCACATTTTAACAACAATCGTTCAAAAAGGCTAAACAAACTttgtgaaagtttcaaacaatgtcaTTGTCAAGTGTTTCATTCGCTAAAAATCTAGTGCATTTCTGCGAAAAAAATCACGCccaattttatgaatgaaaggggaaagtagatccttacgcgttgcattcgcgcatgtcatttgcgtactaacccaataattttcatatcacggccagtccactgatactgacattatcagcgagtacacatcaaaggaaaagtgtacaaattaccgataaaataattatattagcATATTAGGATGAATCGATCATCTGAAGTAGATATTTCACTAAGTCTTGATGTACAAGCCACAGAATATTCCTTGGACATAATAGCTAATCAAGAATCTGCTAAACAATCTTCACCTCACCCCATGTACAAAGGTGGATGAACACACACTTGATAAGTTTTACTTTCTGAGGAAGGAAAAGGCCATTATCGTTATGTCATCATTATTGTTTCACAGGTTCTGTTTCAGCGCTTTCTTTGTTGATGCGTCAAATAGCTTATATTAAGATTAGTCCGAAATATTTACTTTGAACTATGTAGTCATCTCAGTTCAATGTTTGATCAAAATGTCCTCATGCAAGCAGCACAAAAGTCTAGTCTTGCAGTTTTGGCTAGAATGACTCGACTTTATGTCACATTTGTGACTTGCATTATTCATACAGTAGGTTGGTTCAAGGTGGTCTTTTCGTCAAAATCTTTTAATATCAATGGCATctatttatctatttaaaaaaaccattattttattaaatgcttATTGTATATCTGTTACAAACGAATACGAGAGTCTTTCGTGTGTTCATTTCGGTGGTACCAAGCATCTTGACCAAAATGCATTTGGCCCAttgaattttcataaaactttgacaaGATATTTACTttgaacaaaaatacaaaaaaatcaaaaaaattgtaCCACAGACTTAAGTGGAAAAAATCATGGGGTATATAGCTGTTTGTCAAAtacttattttaatcatttagAAGCTTGAGACATCCTTAACAATAATACCTGAGAAAAATGTTCAGCTGATTGATCTTTTTTACACAGTAATCTTACTGAAGTGTTATGCACtacattaaaagattttttttatcttatggtGTTTAACAAGAGTGATTTATATATTAGAttaaggcaacagttgtatatcgctgttcaatagtcaaaaaatgtttaataaaaaaatttaaaaaatttaaaaaaaatgtgtttaactAAACTGTTTTAGCGAATGGGATATTGACATAAAAAGGACAAGTAGTTCACACACTATAAACATTTTGAAGAAGGATTATGTGTAAAATAAATGTATGTGCACTGATAAAGAAATACAATCTGCGGTGAGTAtaatacttttacaaaaaaagtattgcaatcatgtataatgtaatattttttgccgcaagtttattgttttctgtttggtaataaattaatattaaaatccattttgtaagatcttgtgatcaatttatttggcaatcgtcaatggcagtcagcagggtttaagaacatcagttgttcgacctgttagtcaaatgcattttgttaaaattttgtttttaacttttttaggtcttttggaaaatgttgtttgtgccgTAATTAGACCCCTCTaataacgaaatttgttttaaatgccACGTATAAAAATTGTGGCTTTTATCCtatgtttgaacgttgttttcaatttagacttgtttatatattttttcgttttggcttgtattatattttccctcaGGATAATATAATCCCTTCATCCTATCtcgactctttaaaattcaagagtctttcctaaattgaggtaaattatatgatcttccaaataccgtttcgatcccaaacatcactgaagagacatttattgtcgaaatccgcaTATGATGTACACATTGTTGCACCTCATGTTAGTGGTAAACCTTttttgccgcaagtttattgttttctgtttggtaacAAATTAATATTAAGGTTCAAAtggaccctttggctaaaatggctgcattttGACCACAGTATTTTCTCTGaatacagacaaacctgtgcatctggaaaaaaTTTAAGGCATATGCCCTCAAAAATAGAAtcatggcagtcagcagggcataagaacatcagttgttcatcCTGCTAGtaaaatgcgttttgttaaaatatactttttcacttttttggtcttttggaaaatgttgtttgtgctgtatttacaCCCCTTtacaaagaaatttgtttttcatgcacacgtataaaaaaaaaacgatttttatccaacgcaattataggtttgaatgttgttttctatttagacttgtttatatttatttcgtttgggcttgtgTTATATTTTCTCCCGGTTTATATAATCCGGTGATCCTTATTCGACTCTTCAAAATTGAAGAATCTATCCTAATTTTAGGTAAATAATATGTCCttcaaataccgtttcgatccccaACATCACTGAGgagacattaattgtcaaaatccggatatggtgtaaaaatattttagcaccttatgtttgtggtttaccatctttgtcgcaagtttattgttttctgtttggtattaaattaatataaagatccattttgttacatctttgtgtttaatttatttggcaatcgttaATGGCAGTCATTAAGGTTTAAGATCATCAGTTGTCTGACCTGTTAGTCAAAagagttttgttaaaatataccttttcactcttttaaatttttttgaaaatgttgtttgtgctgtattttgcCCAATCTACAACGAAGTTTGTTTTACATGcaagaaataaatataattaaatgccatgtagttttttttcagatttaaagCATGGCTGTGCATATTTGCCATACTTCTTGCAATTTTGGTGTTGAGAAGATGTTGGACTGGAGAAAAATTTTACGTTTTCCAGTTTTCGTTCCCATTAAACAATGTAATCGACGTAGTTCACGAAATTGAGACAACTGGCCGGACTACAGAAAAGCCTTTGAACAATATTACACTACATTATGTCATAAATAAAGATCCGTCCATCAAGTTTTGTAGCAAGGGAGTATGTGATAGTTTTGATATGGTTTTTATTGTAAAGTCATTTGTGGGAAATTTTGACCAGAGGATCGCCATTCGAAACACTTGGGGAGCACAGATACATCTGCGTATAAAAACGATGTTCGTTTTAGGATATGTAGATAGGTTACATCCGCTccttgattttgaaaatgaagaatATGGCGATATTCTCCAGTTTGGTTTCGCTGACACATACGATAATCTAGTGTATAAAACGATTATTTCTATTGATTGGTTAGTGAAACGTAATATAAATACAAAGTATGTACATTTTTTAGATGATGATCGTTTAGTTAATACCAGACGTTTACATCAATTTGCTGTTGATAGTCTTGGTGTTACAGAAAATAAAATCGTTGGCCACAGATTAAGATTTAAACAACCGCATCGAACAAAATCTTCGAAATATTTTACGACCTTAGAAGAATATCCTTTTGATTTTTGGCCGCCATATATACATGGAGGAACCACACTAACGAATATGAAAGTAGTGAAAAGGCTTGCTTATGCCATACCTTTTACAAAAATTATCAGAATGGAAGACTGTTTCATAGGAATACTTGCAAAGCTACTTAAGATTAACGTTTTACATAACAGTGAATTTATGCAGTTTTATACATCCGGTTTTGATATGAAAGATAAATTATCCAGTCAAGGCTATAAATCTTATCATTTGATAATTGACGGTTGGAAACAACTACAAAACTAAAGTAAAGACACATAATTTACATACATCTATTTTGAAATAATACAATGTATCATGAATaccaattttaatcaaatttggtAATGGAAATTGTCCAGTTAATATAATTGTACATAACATACTTTACATATAACTCCGAAAGTCGagtttaattaaattttctatttttcctTGTATCCATCCACAAGACTCTCATTTTTACATGGGTTGATAAAGTCTTTACCGGACATATCTGTGAAATTAGTACATTCTT
It includes:
- the LOC139511023 gene encoding beta-1,3-galactosyltransferase brn-like, with translation MVFKAWLCIFAILLAILVLRRCWTGEKFYVFQFSFPLNNVIDVVHEIETTGRTTEKPLNNITLHYVINKDPSIKFCSKGVCDSFDMVFIVKSFVGNFDQRIAIRNTWGAQIHLRIKTMFVLGYVDRLHPLLDFENEEYGDILQFGFADTYDNLVYKTIISIDWLVKRNINTKYVHFLDDDRLVNTRRLHQFAVDSLGVTENKIVGHRLRFKQPHRTKSSKYFTTLEEYPFDFWPPYIHGGTTLTNMKVVKRLAYAIPFTKIIRMEDCFIGILAKLLKINVLHNSEFMQFYTSGFDMKDKLSSQGYKSYHLIIDGWKQLQN